Proteins from a genomic interval of Brucella melitensis bv. 1 str. 16M:
- a CDS encoding ligase-associated DNA damage response DEXH box helicase: MTLTRKPIAASATFLLPDRFVKWFAAKGWSPRAHQLELLARAEQGQSTLLIAPTGAGKTLAGFLPALVDLEKRRSKAISGKVGTGFPSGIAPKSKSGVHTLYISPLKALAVDIRRNLTVPVEEMGLDISIETRTGDTPAHKRQRQKLAPPDILLTTPEQLALLIASRVAEQFFKDLRYVVLDELHSLVISKRGHLLALGLARLRRLQPQLQTIGLSATVAEPDELRRWLVEQDGTGSMAGLVTVDGGAKPEITILDSKERVPWAGHSSRYAIPDIYAAIRQHRTTLLFVNTRSQAEMLFQELWRVNEETLPIALHHGSLDAGQRRKVEQAMAANTLRAVVATSTLDLGIDWGDVDLVIHVGAPKGASRLAQRIGRANHRMDEPSRAILVPANRFEVMECRAALDANYLGAQDTPPLIDGALDVLAQHVLGMACAEPFNADQLYREVQSAAPYANLPRDTFDRILDFVATGGYALKTYERFAKIRKTVDGTWRVSNPRIAQQYRLNIGTIVEAPELNVRLTRGGKGANARGGRVLGRIEEYFLETLTAGDTFLFAGKVLRFEGIRENECIASNAAGQDAKIPVYAGGKFPLSTYLAAQVRAMLADRARWQFLPQQVREWLEVQQWKSVLPGTDELLIETFPRGNRFYMVAYPFEGRLAHQTLGMLLTRRLERMGAHPLGFVTTDYSLGLWGLKDMASMIRMGRLNLSRLFDEDMLGDDLEAWLDESYLLKRTFRNCAVISGLIERRHPGQEKTGRQVTVSTDLIYDVLRSHEPDHILLQATRADAATGLLDIKRLGDMLARVKGHILHKPLDQISPLALPVMLEIGRERVAGEGDEMLLEEAADDLVREAMQ; this comes from the coding sequence GTGACACTGACCCGCAAGCCCATCGCAGCATCTGCCACCTTTCTTCTGCCGGACCGTTTCGTCAAATGGTTTGCGGCCAAGGGTTGGTCGCCGCGTGCGCACCAGCTGGAGCTTCTGGCGCGCGCCGAACAGGGACAGTCCACGCTTCTGATCGCACCCACCGGCGCGGGCAAGACGCTGGCCGGGTTTCTGCCCGCGCTGGTTGATCTGGAAAAGCGGCGAAGCAAAGCAATTTCAGGAAAAGTGGGAACCGGTTTTCCGTCCGGAATTGCGCCAAAATCAAAAAGTGGCGTTCACACGCTCTATATCTCGCCGCTGAAGGCGCTTGCTGTCGATATTCGCCGCAATCTCACTGTGCCGGTGGAGGAAATGGGGCTTGATATTTCCATCGAGACCCGCACCGGCGACACACCTGCCCACAAGCGTCAGCGCCAGAAACTGGCGCCGCCGGATATTCTGCTGACCACGCCGGAGCAGCTTGCACTTTTGATCGCGTCCAGGGTGGCGGAGCAATTTTTCAAAGATTTGCGCTATGTGGTGCTGGATGAACTGCACTCGCTGGTGATTTCCAAGCGCGGGCATTTGCTGGCGCTGGGGCTGGCACGGCTGCGCCGCCTGCAACCACAGTTGCAGACCATCGGTCTTTCCGCCACCGTGGCGGAGCCGGATGAGTTGCGCCGCTGGCTGGTGGAGCAGGATGGGACCGGGTCGATGGCCGGTCTTGTCACCGTCGATGGCGGGGCAAAACCGGAAATTACCATTCTCGATTCTAAGGAGCGGGTGCCATGGGCGGGGCACTCCTCACGCTATGCCATTCCCGATATTTACGCGGCGATCCGCCAGCACCGAACGACGCTTTTGTTCGTTAATACGCGCAGTCAGGCGGAGATGCTTTTTCAGGAGCTCTGGCGGGTCAATGAGGAGACGTTGCCGATTGCGCTGCATCACGGCTCGCTCGATGCCGGCCAGCGCCGCAAAGTGGAACAGGCCATGGCCGCCAATACATTGCGGGCGGTGGTCGCGACCTCGACGCTTGATCTCGGCATCGATTGGGGCGATGTCGATCTGGTCATCCATGTCGGCGCGCCGAAGGGCGCAAGCCGCCTTGCGCAGCGCATCGGGCGCGCCAATCACCGCATGGACGAGCCAAGCCGCGCCATTCTGGTGCCCGCCAATCGCTTCGAGGTGATGGAGTGTCGTGCCGCGCTTGATGCCAATTATCTGGGCGCGCAGGATACGCCGCCCTTGATCGACGGGGCGCTGGATGTGCTGGCGCAGCATGTGCTGGGCATGGCCTGTGCCGAGCCGTTCAACGCCGATCAGCTTTATCGTGAGGTGCAAAGTGCGGCCCCTTATGCAAACCTTCCGCGAGACACCTTCGACCGCATTCTCGATTTTGTGGCGACCGGCGGCTATGCGCTCAAGACCTATGAGCGGTTTGCGAAAATCCGCAAGACGGTGGACGGCACGTGGCGGGTGTCCAATCCGCGCATCGCGCAGCAATATCGCCTCAATATCGGCACCATTGTCGAAGCGCCGGAACTGAATGTGCGGCTCACGCGCGGCGGCAAGGGCGCGAATGCGCGGGGCGGGCGCGTGCTGGGCCGCATCGAGGAATATTTTCTGGAAACACTAACGGCTGGCGATACCTTCCTTTTCGCCGGAAAGGTGCTGCGCTTTGAGGGTATTCGGGAAAATGAATGCATCGCCTCCAATGCTGCCGGGCAGGACGCAAAAATTCCCGTCTATGCGGGCGGCAAATTTCCGCTTTCCACCTATCTCGCCGCGCAGGTGCGCGCCATGCTTGCCGACCGCGCGCGCTGGCAATTCCTGCCGCAGCAGGTGCGCGAATGGCTGGAGGTGCAGCAATGGAAATCCGTGCTGCCCGGCACGGACGAACTTTTGATCGAAACCTTCCCGCGCGGCAACCGCTTCTACATGGTGGCCTATCCGTTTGAGGGCAGGCTGGCGCATCAGACGCTCGGCATGTTGCTGACGCGCCGTCTGGAGCGCATGGGCGCGCATCCGCTGGGCTTTGTCACCACTGATTATTCGCTGGGTCTCTGGGGCCTCAAGGATATGGCGTCCATGATCCGCATGGGCAGGCTTAACCTTTCGCGCCTGTTCGATGAAGACATGTTGGGCGACGATCTGGAAGCGTGGCTGGATGAAAGCTATCTTCTCAAGCGCACGTTCCGTAATTGCGCCGTGATTTCCGGGCTTATCGAGCGCCGTCATCCGGGGCAGGAAAAGACCGGGCGTCAGGTGACGGTTTCGACGGATCTTATCTACGACGTTCTGCGCAGCCACGAGCCGGACCACATTCTCTTGCAGGCCACACGCGCGGATGCGGCAACGGGGCTTTTGGACATCAAGCGGCTTGGCGACATGCTGGCGCGTGTGAAAGGGCATATCCTGCACAAGCCGCTTGACCAGATTTCGCCGCTGGCGCTGCCGGTGATGCTCGAAATCGGGCGCGAGCGCGTGGCGGGCGAGGGCGATGAAATGCTGCTTGAAGAAGCAGCCGACGATCTTGTCAGGGAAGCAATGCAATGA
- the pdeM gene encoding ligase-associated DNA damage response endonuclease PdeM, whose amino-acid sequence MKTAAWGNGEAYSLAHAEVRGVAAVCDPSGALFLPYLHMLVVSDLHLEKGSSFARRGQLIPPYDTAATLDMLTQAIARYQPRTIISLGDSFHDAKASERLPSLYAIRLKSLMEHRDWLWITGNHDPERPVDLPGDCVEELAVGPLTFRHEPSRKAGQGEIAGHLHPAARIVRRGRSVRRPCFVSDGERLIMPAFGAYTGALNILDRAFRGLFTDETLRAYMLGQGKVYPIARGALYGG is encoded by the coding sequence ATGAAGACTGCGGCGTGGGGAAATGGGGAGGCTTATAGTCTGGCGCACGCGGAAGTGCGCGGCGTTGCCGCTGTTTGCGATCCGTCGGGCGCGCTTTTCCTGCCTTATTTGCATATGCTGGTCGTCTCCGACCTGCATCTGGAAAAAGGCTCATCCTTTGCCCGGCGCGGCCAGCTTATTCCGCCCTATGACACGGCAGCCACGCTTGACATGCTGACGCAGGCGATTGCGCGCTATCAGCCGCGCACGATCATCAGTCTTGGCGACAGTTTTCATGATGCCAAGGCCAGCGAGCGCCTGCCGTCGCTCTATGCCATCCGGCTGAAATCCCTGATGGAGCATCGCGACTGGTTATGGATCACCGGCAATCATGATCCAGAACGCCCGGTTGATCTGCCGGGCGATTGCGTGGAGGAACTGGCCGTCGGGCCGCTCACTTTCCGGCATGAACCGTCGCGCAAGGCCGGACAGGGCGAGATTGCAGGCCATCTTCATCCGGCAGCGCGTATCGTGCGGCGCGGGCGTTCGGTGCGTCGTCCCTGTTTTGTCAGCGACGGGGAAAGGCTCATCATGCCCGCTTTCGGCGCCTATACGGGCGCGCTCAACATTCTGGATCGCGCTTTTCGCGGCCTGTTTACGGACGAGACCCTGCGCGCCTATATGCTGGGGCAGGGCAAGGTTTACCCGATTGCGCGCGGTGCGCTTTACGGGGGTTAG